The Diachasmimorpha longicaudata isolate KC_UGA_2023 chromosome 14, iyDiaLong2, whole genome shotgun sequence genome includes a region encoding these proteins:
- the Mthfs gene encoding 5-formyltetrahydrofolate cyclo-ligase: MSTTRLAMEAIKAAKSALRKEIASIISELSPVEKKRQSAAVFQQLTRLPEYENSKRISVYLSTEDEIDTVRLLEDIFEKEKEVFVPRYLGGAMSMVKLRDMQDYESLPLTKWNIKQPAKEDVREDALETGGLDLVVLPGVAFTRAGHRLGHGMGYYDKFLWKCFDSQTKKPYLVAVALNEQIREAIPINEKDVILDKIITEKS; encoded by the exons ATGAGCACAACAAGACTAGCCATGGAAGCCATCAAAGCAGCCAAGAGTGCCCTCCGCAAGGAAATCGCGAGTATAATATCTGAGTTGAGTCCAGTGGAGAAAAAACGACAATCAGCTGCGGTTTTCCAGCAG CTGACACGACTCCCTGAATACGAGAACAGCAAACGAATCTCAGTGTACCTGAGCACTGAGGATGAGATTGACACTGTGAGATTACTCGAGGACATCTTTGAGAAGGAGAAAGAGGTGTTTGTTCCGAGGTATTTGGGGGGTGCCATGAGCATGGTCAAACTGAGGGACATGCAGGATTATGAGAGTTTACCGCTGACTAAGTGGAATATCAAGCAACCTGCCAAGGAGGATGTCAGGGAGGACGCCCTGGAGACTGGTGGACTTGATCTGGTGGTTCTACCTGGAGTTGCCTTCACCAGAGCAG GTCATCGACTGGGCCACGGAATGGGATACTACGACAAATTTCTCTGGAAGTGCTTCGACTCTCAGACGAAAAAACCTTACTTAGTTGCTGTTGCCCTTAACGAACAAATCAGAGAAGCCATTCCAATAAATGAGAAAGATGTAATTCTCGACAAGATTATCACCGAGAAGAGCTGA
- the LOC135169067 gene encoding RISC-loading complex subunit tarbp2-like isoform X3, producing the protein MEEMRHAQQANITLMTTATPPNPVLNHLNNTHRRGRARVTMHALMSEALPLDEAARLEMKSLPTKTPVSVLQELLSRRGTTPKYELVQIEGAVHEPTFRYRVTVADVVDPIVSAIGTGRSKKDAKHAAAKAVLDKLIGVNAETPEAPIPNSIPETQSIQDMQGSYGEEKVINNPIGSLQEMCMSHHWPPPKYTMEGEAGLPHERQFTIVCSMLKYRQVGQGKSKKLAKRQAAHKMWQTLRDATDQTPGVDEEEIVERNVNDSARYADLKDSKISTLTTPHSHKVSQFHKNLKSSAGVKLSELQIFFLEHLSKRWSCQFGAIPPGDSLRTAVRGNIRGH; encoded by the exons ATGGAGGAAATGCGTCATGCTCAGCAGGCTAATATCACTCTTATGACCACTGCGACTCCACCAAATCCAGTATTAAATCACTTAAACAACACTCATCGTCGTGGAAGAGCCAGGGTCACGATGCACGCACTAATGTCCGAAGCACTACCTCTGGATGAAGCAGCCAGACTCGAGATGAAATCATTACCCACCAAAACACCAGTCTCGGTACTCCAGGAATTACTGTCGAGACGTGGAACTACACCCAAGTATGAGCTGGTCCAGATCGAGGGTGCTGTTCACGAACCGACTTTCAGATATCGTGTCACTGTTGCTGATGTCGTTG ATCCAATTGTTTCAGCAATAGGGACCGGAAGGTCCAAGAAGGACGCCAAACACGCAGCTGCCAAGGCTGTACTTGACAAACTCATTGGAGTCAATGCTGAGACTCCTGAGGCACCTATTCCTAATAGCATTCCTGA AACCCAGAGTATTCAAGACATGCAGGGCAGTTATGGTGAGGAGAAAGTGATAAACAATCCGATAGGATCACTCCAGGAGATGTGTATGTCACATCACTGGCCACCCCCGAAGTACACAATGGAGGGTGAGGCTGGTCTTCCCCATGAGAGACAGTTCACCATCGTCTGTTCAATGTTGAAGTATCGCCAGGTCGGCCAGGGGAAGAGCAAGAAGTTGGCGAAACGCCAGGCAGCTCACAAAATGTGGCAGACACTTCGTGATGCCACTGACCAAACACCAGGAGTTGACGAGGAGGAG ATTGTCGAGCGGAATGTTAATGACAGTGCTCGTTACGCTGACCTCAAAGACAGCAAAATATCCACACTGACGACACCACACAGTCACAAAGTTTCGCAATTTCACAAGAACCTCAAGTCTTCCGCTGGAGTTAAATTATCGGAGCTTCAG ATTTTCTTTTTAGAACACTTGTCTAAACGATGGAGTTGTCAATTTGGTGCAATTCCTCCAGGAGATAGCCTCAGAACAGCAGTTCGAGGTAACATACGTGGACATTGA
- the LOC135169067 gene encoding interferon-inducible double-stranded RNA-dependent protein kinase activator A homolog isoform X4, giving the protein MEEMRHAQQANITLMTTATPPNPVLNHLNNTHRRGRARVTMHALMSEALPLDEAARLEMKSLPTKTPVSVLQELLSRRGTTPKYELVQIEGAVHEPTFRYRVTVADVVDPIVSAIGTGRSKKDAKHAAAKAVLDKLIGVNAETPEAPIPNSIPETQSIQDMQGSYGEEKVINNPIGSLQEMCMSHHWPPPKYTMEGEAGLPHERQFTIVCSMLKYRQVGQGKSKKLAKRQAAHKMWQTLRDATDQTPGVDEEENTCLNDGVVNLVQFLQEIASEQQFEVTYVDIEEKSISGKCQCLVQLSTLPVAVCYGSGVTSKDAQASAAQNALEYLKIMTKK; this is encoded by the exons ATGGAGGAAATGCGTCATGCTCAGCAGGCTAATATCACTCTTATGACCACTGCGACTCCACCAAATCCAGTATTAAATCACTTAAACAACACTCATCGTCGTGGAAGAGCCAGGGTCACGATGCACGCACTAATGTCCGAAGCACTACCTCTGGATGAAGCAGCCAGACTCGAGATGAAATCATTACCCACCAAAACACCAGTCTCGGTACTCCAGGAATTACTGTCGAGACGTGGAACTACACCCAAGTATGAGCTGGTCCAGATCGAGGGTGCTGTTCACGAACCGACTTTCAGATATCGTGTCACTGTTGCTGATGTCGTTG ATCCAATTGTTTCAGCAATAGGGACCGGAAGGTCCAAGAAGGACGCCAAACACGCAGCTGCCAAGGCTGTACTTGACAAACTCATTGGAGTCAATGCTGAGACTCCTGAGGCACCTATTCCTAATAGCATTCCTGA AACCCAGAGTATTCAAGACATGCAGGGCAGTTATGGTGAGGAGAAAGTGATAAACAATCCGATAGGATCACTCCAGGAGATGTGTATGTCACATCACTGGCCACCCCCGAAGTACACAATGGAGGGTGAGGCTGGTCTTCCCCATGAGAGACAGTTCACCATCGTCTGTTCAATGTTGAAGTATCGCCAGGTCGGCCAGGGGAAGAGCAAGAAGTTGGCGAAACGCCAGGCAGCTCACAAAATGTGGCAGACACTTCGTGATGCCACTGACCAAACACCAGGAGTTGACGAGGAGGAG AACACTTGTCTAAACGATGGAGTTGTCAATTTGGTGCAATTCCTCCAGGAGATAGCCTCAGAACAGCAGTTCGAGGTAACATACGTGGACATTGAGGAGAAATCAATCAGTG GTAAATGTCAGTGTCTGGTGCAGCTGTCCACTCTGCCAGTGGCAGTCTGCTATGGCAGTGGAGTAACCAGTAAAGACGCCCAAGCCAGTGCTGCGCAGAATGCACTGGAGTACCTCAAGATCATGACCAAGAAGTGA
- the LOC135169067 gene encoding interferon-inducible double-stranded RNA-dependent protein kinase activator A-like isoform X1, giving the protein MEEMRHAQQANITLMTTATPPNPVLNHLNNTHRRGRARVTMHALMSEALPLDEAARLEMKSLPTKTPVSVLQELLSRRGTTPKYELVQIEGAVHEPTFRYRVTVADVVDPIVSAIGTGRSKKDAKHAAAKAVLDKLIGVNAETPEAPIPNSIPETQSIQDMQGSYGEEKVINNPIGSLQEMCMSHHWPPPKYTMEGEAGLPHERQFTIVCSMLKYRQVGQGKSKKLAKRQAAHKMWQTLRDATDQTPGVDEEEIVERNVNDSARYADLKDSKISTLTTPHSHKVSQFHKNLKSSAGVKLSELQNTCLNDGVVNLVQFLQEIASEQQFEVTYVDIEEKSISGKCQCLVQLSTLPVAVCYGSGVTSKDAQASAAQNALEYLKIMTKK; this is encoded by the exons ATGGAGGAAATGCGTCATGCTCAGCAGGCTAATATCACTCTTATGACCACTGCGACTCCACCAAATCCAGTATTAAATCACTTAAACAACACTCATCGTCGTGGAAGAGCCAGGGTCACGATGCACGCACTAATGTCCGAAGCACTACCTCTGGATGAAGCAGCCAGACTCGAGATGAAATCATTACCCACCAAAACACCAGTCTCGGTACTCCAGGAATTACTGTCGAGACGTGGAACTACACCCAAGTATGAGCTGGTCCAGATCGAGGGTGCTGTTCACGAACCGACTTTCAGATATCGTGTCACTGTTGCTGATGTCGTTG ATCCAATTGTTTCAGCAATAGGGACCGGAAGGTCCAAGAAGGACGCCAAACACGCAGCTGCCAAGGCTGTACTTGACAAACTCATTGGAGTCAATGCTGAGACTCCTGAGGCACCTATTCCTAATAGCATTCCTGA AACCCAGAGTATTCAAGACATGCAGGGCAGTTATGGTGAGGAGAAAGTGATAAACAATCCGATAGGATCACTCCAGGAGATGTGTATGTCACATCACTGGCCACCCCCGAAGTACACAATGGAGGGTGAGGCTGGTCTTCCCCATGAGAGACAGTTCACCATCGTCTGTTCAATGTTGAAGTATCGCCAGGTCGGCCAGGGGAAGAGCAAGAAGTTGGCGAAACGCCAGGCAGCTCACAAAATGTGGCAGACACTTCGTGATGCCACTGACCAAACACCAGGAGTTGACGAGGAGGAG ATTGTCGAGCGGAATGTTAATGACAGTGCTCGTTACGCTGACCTCAAAGACAGCAAAATATCCACACTGACGACACCACACAGTCACAAAGTTTCGCAATTTCACAAGAACCTCAAGTCTTCCGCTGGAGTTAAATTATCGGAGCTTCAG AACACTTGTCTAAACGATGGAGTTGTCAATTTGGTGCAATTCCTCCAGGAGATAGCCTCAGAACAGCAGTTCGAGGTAACATACGTGGACATTGAGGAGAAATCAATCAGTG GTAAATGTCAGTGTCTGGTGCAGCTGTCCACTCTGCCAGTGGCAGTCTGCTATGGCAGTGGAGTAACCAGTAAAGACGCCCAAGCCAGTGCTGCGCAGAATGCACTGGAGTACCTCAAGATCATGACCAAGAAGTGA
- the LOC135169067 gene encoding interferon-inducible double-stranded RNA-dependent protein kinase activator A homolog isoform X5 → MEEMRHAQQANITLMTTATPPNPVLNHLNNTHRRGRARVTMHALMSEALPLDEAARLEMKSLPTKTPVSVLQELLSRRGTTPKYELVQIEGAVHEPTFRYRVTVADVVAIGTGRSKKDAKHAAAKAVLDKLIGVNAETPEAPIPNSIPETQSIQDMQGSYGEEKVINNPIGSLQEMCMSHHWPPPKYTMEGEAGLPHERQFTIVCSMLKYRQVGQGKSKKLAKRQAAHKMWQTLRDATDQTPGVDEEENTCLNDGVVNLVQFLQEIASEQQFEVTYVDIEEKSISGKCQCLVQLSTLPVAVCYGSGVTSKDAQASAAQNALEYLKIMTKK, encoded by the exons ATGGAGGAAATGCGTCATGCTCAGCAGGCTAATATCACTCTTATGACCACTGCGACTCCACCAAATCCAGTATTAAATCACTTAAACAACACTCATCGTCGTGGAAGAGCCAGGGTCACGATGCACGCACTAATGTCCGAAGCACTACCTCTGGATGAAGCAGCCAGACTCGAGATGAAATCATTACCCACCAAAACACCAGTCTCGGTACTCCAGGAATTACTGTCGAGACGTGGAACTACACCCAAGTATGAGCTGGTCCAGATCGAGGGTGCTGTTCACGAACCGACTTTCAGATATCGTGTCACTGTTGCTGATGTCGTTG CAATAGGGACCGGAAGGTCCAAGAAGGACGCCAAACACGCAGCTGCCAAGGCTGTACTTGACAAACTCATTGGAGTCAATGCTGAGACTCCTGAGGCACCTATTCCTAATAGCATTCCTGA AACCCAGAGTATTCAAGACATGCAGGGCAGTTATGGTGAGGAGAAAGTGATAAACAATCCGATAGGATCACTCCAGGAGATGTGTATGTCACATCACTGGCCACCCCCGAAGTACACAATGGAGGGTGAGGCTGGTCTTCCCCATGAGAGACAGTTCACCATCGTCTGTTCAATGTTGAAGTATCGCCAGGTCGGCCAGGGGAAGAGCAAGAAGTTGGCGAAACGCCAGGCAGCTCACAAAATGTGGCAGACACTTCGTGATGCCACTGACCAAACACCAGGAGTTGACGAGGAGGAG AACACTTGTCTAAACGATGGAGTTGTCAATTTGGTGCAATTCCTCCAGGAGATAGCCTCAGAACAGCAGTTCGAGGTAACATACGTGGACATTGAGGAGAAATCAATCAGTG GTAAATGTCAGTGTCTGGTGCAGCTGTCCACTCTGCCAGTGGCAGTCTGCTATGGCAGTGGAGTAACCAGTAAAGACGCCCAAGCCAGTGCTGCGCAGAATGCACTGGAGTACCTCAAGATCATGACCAAGAAGTGA
- the LOC135169067 gene encoding interferon-inducible double-stranded RNA-dependent protein kinase activator A-like isoform X2 has translation MEEMRHAQQANITLMTTATPPNPVLNHLNNTHRRGRARVTMHALMSEALPLDEAARLEMKSLPTKTPVSVLQELLSRRGTTPKYELVQIEGAVHEPTFRYRVTVADVVAIGTGRSKKDAKHAAAKAVLDKLIGVNAETPEAPIPNSIPETQSIQDMQGSYGEEKVINNPIGSLQEMCMSHHWPPPKYTMEGEAGLPHERQFTIVCSMLKYRQVGQGKSKKLAKRQAAHKMWQTLRDATDQTPGVDEEEIVERNVNDSARYADLKDSKISTLTTPHSHKVSQFHKNLKSSAGVKLSELQNTCLNDGVVNLVQFLQEIASEQQFEVTYVDIEEKSISGKCQCLVQLSTLPVAVCYGSGVTSKDAQASAAQNALEYLKIMTKK, from the exons ATGGAGGAAATGCGTCATGCTCAGCAGGCTAATATCACTCTTATGACCACTGCGACTCCACCAAATCCAGTATTAAATCACTTAAACAACACTCATCGTCGTGGAAGAGCCAGGGTCACGATGCACGCACTAATGTCCGAAGCACTACCTCTGGATGAAGCAGCCAGACTCGAGATGAAATCATTACCCACCAAAACACCAGTCTCGGTACTCCAGGAATTACTGTCGAGACGTGGAACTACACCCAAGTATGAGCTGGTCCAGATCGAGGGTGCTGTTCACGAACCGACTTTCAGATATCGTGTCACTGTTGCTGATGTCGTTG CAATAGGGACCGGAAGGTCCAAGAAGGACGCCAAACACGCAGCTGCCAAGGCTGTACTTGACAAACTCATTGGAGTCAATGCTGAGACTCCTGAGGCACCTATTCCTAATAGCATTCCTGA AACCCAGAGTATTCAAGACATGCAGGGCAGTTATGGTGAGGAGAAAGTGATAAACAATCCGATAGGATCACTCCAGGAGATGTGTATGTCACATCACTGGCCACCCCCGAAGTACACAATGGAGGGTGAGGCTGGTCTTCCCCATGAGAGACAGTTCACCATCGTCTGTTCAATGTTGAAGTATCGCCAGGTCGGCCAGGGGAAGAGCAAGAAGTTGGCGAAACGCCAGGCAGCTCACAAAATGTGGCAGACACTTCGTGATGCCACTGACCAAACACCAGGAGTTGACGAGGAGGAG ATTGTCGAGCGGAATGTTAATGACAGTGCTCGTTACGCTGACCTCAAAGACAGCAAAATATCCACACTGACGACACCACACAGTCACAAAGTTTCGCAATTTCACAAGAACCTCAAGTCTTCCGCTGGAGTTAAATTATCGGAGCTTCAG AACACTTGTCTAAACGATGGAGTTGTCAATTTGGTGCAATTCCTCCAGGAGATAGCCTCAGAACAGCAGTTCGAGGTAACATACGTGGACATTGAGGAGAAATCAATCAGTG GTAAATGTCAGTGTCTGGTGCAGCTGTCCACTCTGCCAGTGGCAGTCTGCTATGGCAGTGGAGTAACCAGTAAAGACGCCCAAGCCAGTGCTGCGCAGAATGCACTGGAGTACCTCAAGATCATGACCAAGAAGTGA
- the LOC135169073 gene encoding uncharacterized protein LOC135169073, which yields MRFIVQSLLLCTGLSLAQYTTTPVPILKQINRHNEDGSYSYGYEAADGSYKIESKYPTGEVYGKYGFVDDTGTVREVKYDAGHRGFEPAGPGINVPPSTLAGNAVGDQNQPEDDGQYREDPSIYYTDPRYTNGEKYERRPPPAVAPPRQQYKQSGQEYNPPRSGYSTYQQYEPAQRVQPVVQYPEYQRYKQPSNIDTSSYTVQYRKK from the exons ATGCGCTTCATC GTGCAATCGCTGCTCCTCTGCACCGGCCTTTCATTGGCGCAGTACACCACCACCCCAGTCCCTATCCTCAAGCAGATCAACAG ACACAACGAGGACGGGAGTTACAGTTACGGTTACGAAGCCGCGGACGGATCCTACAAGATCGAATCGAAATACCCGACCGGCGAGGTGTACGGTAAGTACGGATTCGTGGACGACACGGGGACAGTGCGAGAGGTTAAATACGACGCGGGTCACCGAGGATTCGAGCCAGCGGGTCCTGGGATTAACGTGCCACCCTCGACTCTGGCAGGAAATGCCGTTGGAGATCAAAATCAGCCGGAGGATGACGGCCAGTATCGCGAGGATCCGTCGATCTACTACACGGATCCGCGGTACACCAATGGCGAGAAATATGAGAGACGCCCACCCCCGGCGGTGGCACCCCCCCGTCAGCAGTATAAACAATCTGGGCAGGAGTACAACCCACCGAGATCGGG atATTCCACTTATCAGCAGTACGAACCGGCGCAACGAGTGCAGCCCGTGGTGCAATATCCGGAGTACCAGAGGTACAAACAGCCCAGCAACATCGATACCTCGTCCTACACCGTTCAATATCGAAAGAAATGA
- the LOC135169070 gene encoding fibrous sheath CABYR-binding protein-like yields the protein MGALGTMILAMTITLTLSQQYRQGYEDYEQEYDSNPRQGQPTPRSYQSGSPAAQRPQEPASPKPTPVAILKQINRHNEDGSYTYGFEGADGSFKIETKLANGEVKGKYGFVDDGGKVRVVQYGADQYGFQPEGEGITVAPPTLVDETTNKEALQGQSLDYQEYQRPTPPRIPQQAPQRPQYQAPARPPPPQYREPAQPAPTQYHTEALYGAGPKGPVFSPAGQQSPLLRAQDNYEQPPASQAYNQGPVQFGPAPVREAPQPRSAQPSAAPGGGILDQLARDYALPQNAAQPLHDISFGYY from the exons ATGGGCGCCCTTGGGACG ATGATACTGGCGATGACGATAACCTTAACCCTCTCCCAGCAGTACCGCCAAGGCTACGAGGACTACGAGCAGGAGTACGACAGTAATCCCCGTCAGGGTCAGCCGACGCCGCGCAGTTACCAGAGCGGTTCGCCCGCCGCGCAGCGCCCCCAGGAGCCGGCGTCCCCTAAGCCAACGCCAGTAGCCATTTTGAAGCAGATAAATCGTCACAACGAGGACGGCTCCTACACGTACGGCTTCGAGGGCGCCGACGGTTCCTTCAAGATCGAGACGAAGCTGGCGAATGGCGAGGTCAAAGGCAAATACGGCTTCGTCGACGACGGCGGCAAGGTCAGAGTCGTCCAATACGGTGCTGATCAGTACGGCTTTCAGCCGGAGGGGGAGGGCATAACGGTCGCCCCGCCCACCCTCGTCGACGAGACCACAAACAAAGAGGCCCTCCAGGGTCAGAGTCTGGATTATCAGGAGTACCAGCGCCCGACGCCACCGAGGATTCCCCAACAGGCGCCCCAGAGGCCCCAGTACCAGGCGCCTGCGCGTCCCCCCCCACCCCAGTACCGCGAACCTGCCCAGCCCGCCCCCACCCAATACCACACTGAGGCCCTTTACGGAGCGGGCCCCAAGGGCCCCGTCTTCTCACCCGCCGGACAACAGTCTCCACTTCTCAGGGCTCAGGACAACTACGAACAGCCACCGGCGTCGCAGGCATACAATCAGGGCCCAGTTCAATTCGGACCCGCTCCTGTCAGGGAGGCCCCTCAGCCACGTAGTGCCCAACCCAGTGCTGCCCCTGGCGGTGGAATACTCGATCAACTCGCCAGAGACTACGCTCTACCGCAGAATGCAGCACAACCACTTCACGACATCAGTTTTGGATATTATTGA